aaagctagagaaaaaagaaacaaactaaatgtataatgatcataattagttatttaaatgatattttacaaatttgttggtaattttcttgcatttttattaatttcttgcttttttttgggtcatttcttcttttgttgatCATTTATGTTCTTATgttatgtgacattttgttgtttttcatcgTAGATGTTAAGAAATCCTGATTTTGGTTTGTTCCAGGTCGGTTTCATGAATGACGGCAGGATCGTGGCGGCAGATATCCATTACTTCGCCAATGCTGGCTACGCTGTCGATGAATCTCTTCAGGTCAGTAAAAGCAGTTCTTTattataacattaataatatgaCAAATTATATCATGtgatcatgatttttttcttgttgcagGTGGTGGAAAAAATTCTGACTCACTTTGACAACGCCTACAACATCCCCAACCTGAGAGGCCATGGTGCCGCCTGCAGGACCAACCTGCCGTCCAACACCGCCTTCAGGGGATTCGGCGTGCCCCAGAGCCTCGTGGTTGTGGAGAATATGGTCAACGATGTGGCCATGGTGCTGGGACGCCCTGCAGACCAGGTCATCTTGAAattgtcaacattttaaaaaagcaaaacaaaggaaCAAGTATTTTTAGCGGTACGAGTAATTTTCAGATTCTTTCTTTCAGATTCGGGAGATCAACATGTACAAAGGGCCGTCGGTCACCCACTACAAGTTTGAGTTCAGCCCCGAAAACATGCTGCGCTGCTGGGAGGAATGTAAAGCGAAGTCCGACTACAGCGCTCGCCGCAGAGCCGTCGACCAGTTTAACCAGCAGAACCGCTGGAAGAAGAGAGGGCTGTCCATCATTCCCATTAAATATGGGATTGCATTTGCGGAGAGCTTCCTGAATCAGGTCTGTGAGGCTCAGTTTGGGCCTGCTCAGCTTTTTAGTCATTCTCTTTTGTGGCTGTTACAGCCTTTTTCAACCTCCCACTTACGTAAATCTTAGCTCCTCTAAGCCCCTCCCATCAGATGGAGACGCGTGCACGATCCCAAAAATAGCGAA
This Plectropomus leopardus isolate mb unplaced genomic scaffold, YSFRI_Pleo_2.0 unplaced_scaffold23701, whole genome shotgun sequence DNA region includes the following protein-coding sequences:
- the LOC121966245 gene encoding aldehyde oxidase-like; amino-acid sequence: MGGQEHFYMETQSMLVVPVGEETEFKAYVSTQWPTLTQDVIAETLGIPSNRVTCHVKRIGGAFGGKVIAAATLASIASVAAWKTNRAVRCILERGEDMLMTGGRHPVLGKYKVGFMNDGRIVAADIHYFANAGYAVDESLQVVEKILTHFDNAYNIPNLRGHGAACRTNLPSNTAFRGFGVPQSLVVVENMVNDVAMVLGRPADQIREINMYKGPSVTHYKFEFSPENMLRCWEECKAKSDYSARRRAVDQFNQQNRWKKRGLSIIPIKYGIAFAESFLNQVCEAQFGPAQLFSHSLLWLLQPFSTSHL